A single window of Terriglobia bacterium DNA harbors:
- a CDS encoding DUF4157 domain-containing protein: MKQRDQSTKKDSQPHGQMLPPRPAPKEQGFVPHLQRALGNQAMMRLLDQKAPSHNAEPLAINEPGDRFEREADSVADQVMRAPETPVSKSFSTGTRLQRKCAACEEEENQKKLQRHVSQDGSLAVQRKCSQCEEEEEQKKVQRSETGAGPVTAPDSVHEVLRSPGRPMDSSARSFMEPRFGHDFSGVRIHTGAAADRAVRDVSAAAFTVGSDIAFASGRYAPETEAGRHLLAHELTHTVQQGNAAETNAKALEVGRADDPAEREAGAAANYAISPGARTMGGFSHGGPALRRGFPAPPKLRATGLTEAEWVKIKATRKFFNLPERPTTGKPSIVGILIDEKTGKEYPLKSGEEGGPYGGTQRGNVPRGPGEAFTQGGPHQGNIAMHVEGHAAAVMHEQNITDATLLIEEMPCEGACDATRAWDPIKGDWSGLGKARPATPNISTALPPGSKLTVVDPEAAGTYRSSQIPSTIGRPPTGPADVGKPPGSPPETLKSSGVPKPLATDIESFGDLGKSKGTGSINTPPPPAPKLPEGTGANPLLEGLGEGKLTPKVELPEGKLSPKSSVGLAAAEEGAVSSRVLAGLGNIAVDIAMLVSVVVWELVVVPKLNKLQAQLNQMILDLENSRRKRMEEQIRKKFDAYKAKQIGRIVKSCWLGKLRQMEKAGKTAYVNVSINVTFEDTSGRFQLFTETPPESLFDLEFYDVDLASVSVSDKPQKDSVGALTRCESCGAGGRDKSFIGNNPLWQQLVSFSFEAPRASEIAKEYEKEPDLGACLSDSACFIATACYGTSRAPELDVLRKFRDQVLMKSGAGRWFVRSYYTVSPAIAIWLWGHQRGRTIVREGLIAPLVRMLKGWKF; encoded by the coding sequence TTGAAGCAACGTGACCAATCGACGAAGAAAGACAGCCAGCCGCATGGGCAGATGCTGCCGCCCAGACCCGCGCCCAAAGAGCAAGGATTTGTTCCGCATCTTCAGCGGGCTTTAGGCAACCAGGCCATGATGCGCCTGCTCGATCAGAAAGCCCCGTCGCACAACGCGGAACCACTCGCCATCAATGAACCCGGCGACCGTTTTGAGCGCGAGGCTGACAGCGTTGCCGACCAGGTAATGCGCGCTCCGGAAACTCCGGTCAGCAAAAGCTTTTCCACGGGCACGCGGCTTCAACGCAAATGTGCGGCGTGTGAAGAGGAGGAAAATCAGAAAAAGCTTCAGCGCCACGTGTCTCAAGACGGTTCGCTTGCGGTACAGCGCAAGTGTTCGCAATGTGAAGAAGAGGAAGAGCAGAAGAAAGTGCAGAGAAGCGAAACCGGCGCCGGTCCGGTGACCGCGCCAGATAGCGTGCATGAAGTTCTGCGCTCACCGGGACGGCCAATGGATTCTTCCGCGCGCAGCTTCATGGAGCCGCGCTTTGGGCACGACTTCAGTGGTGTGCGCATCCATACGGGTGCTGCGGCTGACCGGGCGGTGCGCGATGTTTCGGCGGCGGCATTTACAGTTGGTTCTGATATCGCATTTGCCTCAGGACGCTATGCGCCGGAAACCGAAGCGGGACGCCATCTGCTCGCGCACGAACTCACGCATACCGTGCAGCAAGGGAACGCGGCGGAAACAAACGCGAAGGCACTTGAAGTAGGGCGTGCCGATGACCCCGCAGAGCGCGAAGCGGGCGCCGCAGCCAATTATGCAATCTCTCCGGGAGCGCGAACCATGGGCGGCTTTTCTCATGGCGGGCCTGCGTTGAGGCGTGGGTTTCCTGCCCCTCCGAAGCTGCGCGCCACCGGGCTGACCGAAGCCGAGTGGGTGAAGATCAAGGCGACACGCAAGTTCTTCAATCTTCCTGAACGGCCCACGACCGGAAAGCCGAGCATCGTCGGCATTCTGATCGACGAAAAAACGGGCAAGGAATACCCACTCAAAAGCGGTGAAGAGGGGGGACCGTACGGAGGAACACAGCGTGGGAATGTGCCTCGGGGTCCAGGCGAGGCTTTCACACAGGGTGGGCCGCATCAGGGCAATATCGCGATGCATGTGGAAGGCCACGCCGCTGCCGTGATGCACGAACAGAACATTACCGATGCAACGCTGCTGATTGAAGAGATGCCATGCGAAGGCGCATGCGATGCCACGCGCGCCTGGGACCCGATCAAGGGCGACTGGAGCGGACTGGGTAAGGCGCGTCCGGCGACGCCCAATATCAGCACGGCGCTGCCGCCGGGGTCGAAGCTGACAGTGGTTGATCCGGAAGCGGCAGGCACATACCGTAGTTCGCAGATTCCTTCCACCATCGGACGTCCGCCGACCGGACCTGCGGATGTGGGTAAGCCTCCCGGTTCGCCGCCCGAGACTCTGAAATCTTCCGGAGTCCCGAAGCCGCTGGCGACGGATATCGAAAGTTTCGGTGATCTGGGCAAATCCAAGGGCACGGGCTCGATCAACACGCCGCCGCCGCCCGCGCCGAAGTTACCGGAAGGCACGGGTGCAAATCCTCTGCTGGAAGGACTTGGGGAAGGCAAGCTGACGCCGAAAGTGGAGTTGCCCGAAGGCAAGCTATCACCCAAATCGAGTGTTGGTCTGGCTGCTGCCGAAGAAGGCGCAGTCAGCTCGCGCGTGCTTGCCGGCCTGGGCAACATCGCCGTGGATATAGCTATGCTGGTGTCGGTGGTGGTTTGGGAATTGGTCGTCGTGCCCAAGCTCAATAAATTACAGGCCCAGCTCAATCAGATGATTCTTGATCTGGAAAACTCGCGCCGCAAGCGCATGGAAGAACAGATCAGGAAAAAGTTCGATGCTTACAAAGCCAAGCAGATCGGGCGCATCGTGAAATCCTGCTGGCTGGGCAAGCTGCGCCAGATGGAAAAGGCAGGCAAGACTGCCTATGTGAATGTCAGTATCAACGTCACCTTTGAAGACACATCGGGGCGCTTCCAGCTTTTTACGGAGACTCCGCCGGAATCGCTCTTTGATCTGGAATTCTATGACGTTGATCTGGCGAGCGTCTCGGTTAGTGACAAGCCGCAGAAGGATTCGGTGGGTGCGCTCACCCGTTGTGAATCATGCGGCGCCGGTGGACGAGACAAATCTTTTATCGGCAACAATCCTTTATGGCAGCAACTGGTGTCATTTTCATTCGAGGCGCCCCGGGCGTCGGAAATCGCCAAAGAGTATGAAAAGGAACCCGACCTGGGAGCATGCTTAAGCGACTCGGCGTGTTTCATCGCCACGGCCTGTTACGGAACATCGCGCGCCCCGGAACTCGATGTCCTTCGCAAATTCCGCGATCAGGTGCTGATGAAGAGCGGCGCAGGACGCTGGTTCGTGCGGAGTTATTACACAGTCTCCCCGGCGATTGCGATATGGCTCTGGGGGCACCAGCGCGGGCGGACCATAGTGCGGGAAGGATTGATTGCTCCTTTGGTCAGGATGTTGAAGGGGTGGAAGTTTTGA
- a CDS encoding DUF4157 domain-containing protein yields MSGAVLQRKCAQCKEEDEEERVRNLQRQEAGAGPATAPPVVHEVLNSPGRPLDHATRGFMEPRLGSDFSGVRIHTDSRAAESARSVSALAYTVGRDIVFASGQYSPESAAGKQLLAHELTHVVQQQQWGGPGTLAASSSAPVIASEHSAAEREADALAHRVMAGQWVAGRRLAAPAGHMHRSVSISPTDPAAALLLNALTRLTGRPATATGGTLALGNPTPGTAASSATVTDYVQRAISATRTYTLQSGATTPGGTVVRGVRVETAASGGGVTITINTGDIGSFTWTADELVSEGIVNAVSANDRTTATFPAAVAPVTPGAPTAPAPTNLDDLLATPLPFANDVLRRRAMDLIKQRVPRVAADPFLEVDVDVALQSGSGVTLAEMLRGLETNTPFRINQTITGNRVDATYFDPRMTPGASEQQRIPRREVTFPVGPGTATPGGGPVPAAGTPCSASAIAEITAHLTNVRRLVGNAIMLLGSNANLDPPLIANFGPAGPANRARIAANYRLILSELTLERHGWICTPRGGPGCPPNITGTSSPGQTLVNLCIEGSAPLVPNEKTVLHEVVHCTGIGSLRVGSEKYWWQPGYPGSDPLHNADSYAQFPMAAATFIQLNPPAAPSPTGAPSTKGVPQGVPNPSSSSTVTPTVPPVLQKTPLHGTEEMHHEIAESYRSRRGLPAGGRDQFDRQAGPTDAEIVYGGLAFPVSLSQLATMTPWNLAHEDPLRLVAPAGSTPPATDPTYDDYARARQVIRFLHNLKNLTYDYETDHRPAGRDATAAELQILDRNLSQLLSTFNVRSLVTGTAAGGRGLPTAPGGTTATLAGRARIVDSIGDFAGKRYQLERWAGADRFLNTPPARLNTDVRAIWADPAVGITAAPGARVTNAEMVAAVWFQGAMLSTLEPAFYFPDEDKFYLSSHVDLTTPEGQDTARHETVHLLAGRETTRQAFITQFGTDWMQYWKPFEEGMAEFVNISSRTPAQIPPSAAGSGGIMSGYAQYYRKVQRLMALPGVGRDAVMQAYFTGRISQTMFQQWKNVVDTPP; encoded by the coding sequence ATGTCAGGAGCAGTGCTGCAACGCAAATGCGCACAGTGCAAAGAAGAAGATGAAGAAGAGCGGGTACGCAACCTGCAAAGGCAGGAAGCCGGCGCTGGACCGGCAACTGCGCCGCCTGTTGTCCATGAAGTGTTGAATTCTCCCGGACGTCCTCTGGATCATGCGACCCGTGGTTTCATGGAGCCGCGTTTAGGAAGCGACTTTAGCGGTGTGCGCATCCATACCGATTCCCGCGCTGCGGAGTCGGCGCGCTCCGTGAGTGCGCTGGCCTACACCGTGGGCCGCGATATTGTTTTCGCTTCAGGACAGTACTCGCCCGAAAGTGCAGCCGGCAAACAGCTGCTGGCCCACGAACTGACGCACGTAGTGCAGCAACAACAGTGGGGCGGCCCGGGCACGCTTGCCGCGAGTTCTTCTGCTCCCGTGATTGCCAGCGAGCATTCAGCGGCGGAGCGGGAAGCCGATGCGCTGGCCCATCGTGTGATGGCTGGGCAATGGGTAGCGGGACGCAGACTGGCTGCTCCGGCCGGGCATATGCACCGGAGTGTGAGCATTAGTCCCACAGATCCGGCGGCGGCGTTGCTTCTGAATGCGTTGACGCGGCTGACGGGACGCCCCGCAACGGCCACAGGCGGAACTCTGGCGCTCGGAAATCCTACTCCGGGAACCGCGGCTTCATCCGCCACGGTGACCGATTATGTGCAGCGCGCCATCTCGGCGACGCGCACTTACACGCTGCAATCCGGTGCGACTACTCCTGGCGGAACCGTAGTGCGGGGCGTTCGCGTGGAAACCGCCGCATCCGGCGGCGGTGTCACCATCACGATCAATACCGGCGATATCGGATCATTTACATGGACGGCCGATGAACTGGTTTCAGAAGGCATCGTGAATGCCGTATCAGCGAACGACAGAACGACTGCGACCTTTCCCGCAGCCGTGGCGCCGGTCACTCCGGGAGCGCCCACTGCGCCCGCGCCTACCAACCTCGATGATCTGCTGGCTACACCGCTGCCATTTGCCAATGACGTGCTGCGACGCAGAGCGATGGATCTGATCAAGCAGCGTGTGCCTCGGGTGGCGGCTGATCCTTTTCTTGAAGTAGATGTTGATGTCGCGCTACAGAGCGGTTCAGGCGTTACGCTCGCGGAAATGCTGCGCGGGCTGGAGACGAACACGCCGTTCCGCATCAACCAGACGATCACCGGAAACCGAGTGGATGCCACCTACTTTGATCCGCGCATGACGCCGGGCGCTTCTGAGCAGCAAAGAATCCCGCGCCGGGAAGTAACATTTCCGGTAGGGCCAGGAACTGCGACCCCCGGCGGCGGTCCGGTGCCTGCTGCCGGCACTCCGTGTTCGGCATCGGCCATCGCAGAAATTACGGCGCATCTGACGAACGTGCGAAGGCTGGTTGGTAACGCCATCATGCTGCTGGGTTCCAATGCGAACCTGGATCCTCCCTTGATCGCCAATTTCGGCCCGGCAGGACCGGCAAACCGGGCACGGATCGCGGCCAACTATCGCCTGATTCTGAGCGAGCTCACACTGGAGCGTCATGGATGGATATGTACACCGCGCGGCGGTCCGGGATGCCCTCCAAATATTACCGGGACGAGTTCGCCAGGGCAGACACTGGTGAATTTGTGTATCGAGGGCAGTGCGCCGCTGGTCCCCAACGAGAAGACTGTATTGCACGAAGTTGTACACTGCACGGGCATTGGTTCACTACGCGTTGGATCAGAGAAGTATTGGTGGCAGCCGGGCTATCCGGGAAGCGATCCTTTGCACAATGCAGATTCGTATGCGCAATTTCCCATGGCTGCTGCGACATTTATCCAGCTCAACCCACCCGCCGCGCCATCCCCGACCGGAGCGCCCTCGACTAAAGGCGTGCCACAGGGCGTGCCAAATCCCAGTTCAAGTTCCACGGTAACTCCAACCGTGCCGCCAGTGCTGCAGAAGACGCCCTTGCACGGCACCGAGGAAATGCATCACGAGATTGCCGAGTCATACCGCAGCAGGCGCGGCCTGCCCGCTGGGGGCCGGGATCAATTTGATCGGCAAGCCGGACCGACGGACGCGGAGATTGTTTATGGTGGTCTGGCGTTTCCAGTATCTCTCTCGCAGTTGGCGACCATGACGCCGTGGAATCTCGCTCATGAGGATCCATTGCGGCTCGTGGCTCCTGCTGGTTCCACGCCGCCAGCAACCGATCCCACTTACGACGATTACGCGCGCGCCCGCCAGGTAATTCGCTTCCTGCACAACTTAAAAAACCTGACCTACGATTATGAGACTGATCACAGGCCTGCAGGCAGAGACGCAACCGCGGCTGAATTGCAGATTCTTGATAGAAACCTGAGCCAGTTGCTTTCAACATTCAATGTCCGCTCGCTGGTGACCGGAACTGCCGCTGGCGGGCGCGGATTGCCAACCGCACCCGGCGGTACCACCGCCACACTGGCCGGTCGCGCGCGCATTGTTGACTCTATTGGAGACTTTGCCGGAAAGCGTTATCAGCTGGAACGCTGGGCGGGTGCGGACCGCTTTCTGAATACCCCGCCGGCCCGGCTCAATACCGATGTGCGGGCAATCTGGGCAGATCCTGCAGTGGGGATAACGGCAGCGCCAGGAGCGCGCGTGACCAACGCAGAAATGGTCGCTGCCGTATGGTTTCAGGGGGCAATGCTCTCAACGCTGGAACCGGCGTTCTATTTTCCGGATGAAGACAAATTCTATCTTTCGTCCCATGTGGACCTTACCACGCCTGAAGGCCAGGATACGGCGCGCCATGAAACCGTGCACCTGCTGGCCGGAAGAGAGACAACGCGACAGGCCTTCATCACACAATTCGGCACGGACTGGATGCAGTACTGGAAACCGTTCGAAGAAGGCATGGCGGAGTTCGTCAACATCTCCAGCCGCACCCCAGCCCAGATTCCGCCTTCAGCGGCCGGGTCCGGCGGCATCATGTCAGGCTACGCGCAATACTACCGGAAGGTGCAGAGATTGATGGCGCTGCCAGGCGTGGGCCGTGACGCAGTAATGCAGGCTTATTTCACTGGACGCATCTCGCAAACCATGTTCCAGCAGTGGAAAAATGTAGTGGACACGCCGCCTTAG
- a CDS encoding Ig-like domain-containing protein — translation MMNGNGKSLKLAALFATTVATSALIYYQPDQRKLNDIPNRLPEAAPYVLAEAQAFPPPYHDHWEQEDSPGQCQTCHQKIFDEWNGSMMSNSWRDPVWRAAFFALAKATSAHGECDTPEPPDGTAKAAHNPFANKGECSSTFDIGTGKYTVSRSGSLLDAFCSRCHMPTDYVDNVPLRTVALDPLTHLESAPVDPNFNPTSDNGTGIAFAMLAAQYRNTDSGKSGIICAVCHSNAETRDTPFHNYVQSASAYSPATGVKPRNELLAGAQQDTFNVPDPAKQNLGYSIGAGSYRLSPHAIGTAERFGPLAATQPPTEKDTYTSEIFGRDIAYQKMASNPAKHKGYHQAMFVRAEMCAACHDVTNALPIKNPIGKWVGGFPIERTYTEWANSAYADRPGNANFDPKFKRDCQSCHMQQDYGQPGTAQTLYKDGSPLPPPVDRVVNEGGTPHPFFTHHFVGGNAYVPGLIGKDVDQSGNVAPYPELSAFSFSSADEKSPYSRGFWTHVERKGAYSQQARLAWDRLRHVLSMDLRGPASAPANTSVPLSITVANTGSGHDFPTGFPEGRTAWLALHAYDLASGKELPIQDNVWKRVSIGVGNLTTEEIIDPNFPGCNWKIPAGSADPYSMQFKAVASLGDGCPTLDLPYATPLNLVTNNKGLPIDQDGHVIDQNNSRALPQFKDVDGNGDLFDDSFLRDTRFKPRGRPEFEKKIDRYAVVIPPGTKGPVAVSATVYYQSVEAVVALHFLGNLADSNGNFVLEPCVLGALCDGRKPATEPPVVEGAPPVPMVVRNWVISVDGAPADEALRVATYPNSGERNAYQDTVVKVFFSQPVRGVDNRSFILTDSHGMQVPAWVDQIGDGAWGLFPNSVMLKAGESYTARLKAGVCGLAHDCTTRDTVWQFSVTKDAGQGTGDTSIPTGFTVPTIRGNTLAASSKRARTRGIKQTASTQALARE, via the coding sequence ATGATGAACGGAAACGGGAAGTCGCTGAAACTAGCAGCGCTCTTTGCCACCACAGTGGCCACGAGCGCGCTGATCTACTACCAACCGGACCAGCGCAAGCTGAACGATATTCCCAACCGTCTTCCTGAAGCGGCGCCTTACGTGCTTGCTGAGGCGCAGGCGTTTCCGCCACCCTACCACGATCACTGGGAGCAGGAAGACAGCCCGGGGCAATGCCAGACTTGTCATCAAAAAATCTTCGATGAATGGAACGGCTCCATGATGTCGAACTCCTGGCGCGATCCAGTCTGGCGCGCCGCCTTTTTTGCACTTGCCAAAGCCACCTCAGCGCATGGCGAATGCGATACGCCGGAACCGCCGGATGGCACGGCCAAGGCCGCTCACAATCCTTTTGCCAACAAGGGCGAGTGCTCCTCTACCTTTGATATTGGAACGGGCAAGTACACGGTCTCGCGTTCAGGCTCGCTGCTGGATGCTTTCTGCTCACGCTGCCACATGCCCACCGACTATGTCGATAACGTTCCGCTGAGGACCGTGGCCCTGGACCCGCTCACACACCTGGAGAGCGCTCCCGTCGATCCCAATTTCAATCCCACTTCTGACAATGGTACTGGCATAGCTTTTGCCATGCTGGCAGCTCAGTATCGCAACACCGATTCCGGCAAAAGCGGGATCATCTGTGCGGTCTGCCATTCCAACGCCGAGACGCGCGATACGCCTTTCCATAATTATGTTCAAAGCGCGAGCGCCTATTCCCCCGCCACAGGCGTGAAGCCGCGAAACGAACTGCTGGCCGGCGCGCAGCAGGATACCTTCAACGTTCCCGATCCCGCGAAGCAGAACCTTGGATACAGCATCGGCGCGGGCTCTTACCGGCTCTCGCCCCATGCCATCGGTACGGCTGAACGCTTTGGGCCTCTCGCCGCCACTCAGCCGCCCACGGAAAAAGACACCTACACCAGCGAGATCTTTGGCCGAGACATTGCTTACCAGAAAATGGCCAGCAATCCCGCAAAGCACAAGGGATACCACCAGGCAATGTTTGTGCGCGCCGAGATGTGCGCCGCATGCCATGACGTTACCAACGCCCTGCCCATCAAGAATCCCATCGGCAAATGGGTAGGAGGATTCCCCATTGAGCGCACCTATACTGAGTGGGCCAACAGCGCTTATGCTGACCGTCCCGGCAATGCCAATTTCGATCCCAAATTCAAGCGCGATTGCCAGAGCTGCCACATGCAGCAGGACTATGGCCAGCCCGGTACGGCGCAGACCTTATATAAAGACGGATCGCCGCTGCCTCCGCCAGTGGACCGCGTGGTGAATGAAGGCGGCACGCCGCATCCTTTCTTTACACATCATTTTGTGGGCGGCAACGCTTACGTTCCGGGATTGATTGGAAAAGACGTGGACCAGAGCGGAAACGTCGCTCCCTATCCAGAGCTATCTGCGTTCAGCTTCTCTTCTGCAGACGAGAAAAGCCCCTATTCGCGCGGCTTTTGGACACACGTGGAGCGCAAGGGCGCGTACTCACAGCAGGCCCGGCTTGCCTGGGACCGTTTGCGGCACGTGCTCAGTATGGATTTGCGCGGGCCCGCATCAGCCCCGGCCAACACTTCTGTACCACTTTCAATCACTGTTGCCAATACTGGAAGCGGCCATGACTTTCCTACCGGATTTCCTGAAGGGCGCACGGCCTGGCTGGCACTCCATGCTTATGATCTGGCCAGCGGCAAAGAACTGCCAATTCAGGATAATGTGTGGAAGCGCGTCTCTATCGGTGTTGGGAACCTCACAACCGAGGAGATTATCGATCCCAACTTTCCCGGCTGCAATTGGAAGATACCCGCCGGCTCCGCTGATCCCTATTCCATGCAGTTCAAGGCAGTAGCTTCGCTGGGCGACGGCTGCCCCACGCTGGATTTGCCATACGCGACACCGCTGAACCTGGTAACCAACAATAAAGGCCTGCCCATTGACCAGGACGGCCACGTCATTGACCAGAACAATTCACGAGCTCTGCCGCAATTCAAGGATGTCGATGGCAATGGCGACCTGTTCGACGATTCCTTCCTGCGCGATACGCGCTTCAAGCCCAGAGGGCGTCCTGAATTCGAGAAGAAGATTGATCGTTACGCAGTCGTGATCCCGCCCGGTACCAAGGGCCCTGTTGCCGTGAGCGCGACCGTCTACTACCAATCGGTAGAAGCGGTAGTTGCCCTGCACTTCCTGGGTAATCTGGCGGACAGCAATGGCAATTTTGTGCTGGAGCCCTGTGTGCTTGGCGCCCTGTGTGATGGACGCAAGCCTGCCACCGAGCCTCCCGTGGTTGAAGGTGCGCCCCCAGTTCCTATGGTGGTGCGCAACTGGGTAATCTCAGTGGACGGCGCGCCGGCCGATGAGGCATTGCGTGTGGCTACTTATCCTAATTCGGGCGAGCGCAATGCCTATCAAGATACCGTGGTCAAAGTTTTCTTCTCCCAGCCAGTTCGGGGCGTGGACAACCGCAGCTTCATTCTTACCGATTCTCACGGAATGCAAGTGCCAGCGTGGGTTGACCAGATTGGCGATGGAGCCTGGGGGCTTTTCCCCAACTCAGTAATGCTGAAAGCCGGCGAAAGTTATACTGCTCGGTTGAAAGCAGGAGTCTGCGGTCTTGCGCATGATTGCACGACCCGGGATACGGTCTGGCAGTTCTCAGTCACCAAGGACGCAGGCCAGGGAACAGGCGATACCAGTATTCCCACGGGCTTTACGGTGCCCACGATCCGCGGAAATACTTTGGCTGCTTCCAGCAAACGTGCGCGCACACGTGGCATAAAACAAACGGCGAGCACGCAAGCGCTCGCCCGAGAATAG
- a CDS encoding cytochrome c has product MKLSFHITAVLTVAFGLAGCGAKSDRRAFEYMPDMARGPAYKAYAPNSITRDGLTLQRPVAGTIPRGFHPFHYGPGEEEAARAGRELENPYRATPQTLQEGKELFQTYCLVCHGEQGKGDGPISGKIPPPPSYLSDRLMQFPPGRIFHVITLGTGKMPTYASQLSADERWKVVTYVHVVLQGHGGQPQAMSNGGGR; this is encoded by the coding sequence GTGAAGCTTTCATTTCATATCACGGCTGTGCTGACCGTCGCTTTCGGGCTTGCTGGTTGTGGCGCTAAATCAGATCGCCGCGCTTTTGAGTATATGCCGGACATGGCGCGCGGCCCGGCCTACAAGGCTTACGCTCCAAACTCCATAACGCGGGATGGACTCACGCTCCAGCGACCGGTTGCTGGAACCATCCCGCGCGGATTCCATCCTTTCCACTACGGTCCCGGGGAAGAGGAAGCGGCCCGCGCCGGACGCGAATTGGAAAACCCATATCGCGCAACGCCGCAGACATTGCAGGAGGGCAAAGAGTTGTTTCAGACCTACTGCCTCGTCTGTCACGGTGAGCAGGGCAAGGGCGATGGACCGATCTCTGGTAAGATCCCGCCTCCGCCTTCGTATCTTTCTGATCGTCTGATGCAGTTTCCTCCAGGTCGGATTTTTCACGTGATCACTCTTGGGACAGGAAAGATGCCTACGTATGCATCCCAACTCAGTGCGGATGAGCGCTGGAAGGTCGTCACTTATGTGCACGTGGTGCTGCAGGGGCATGGAGGCCAGCCACAGGCCATGAGCAATGGAGGAGGCCGATGA
- a CDS encoding DUF3341 domain-containing protein, with the protein MSSGFLIATFSDADTLLGAVRAATAENFRIYDVFAPYPIHDLDHAMGVRRSRIPWVTFVVGCCALALALTFQFYTTVLDWPLNVGGKPDNSTLAFVPICFEITVLLSGLATVAALFLRAQLYPGKKELLFAEGVTNDTFALVLRHRGDGFDVRRAWQVLEESGADRIREKEVQS; encoded by the coding sequence ATGTCTAGCGGGTTCCTGATAGCGACTTTCTCTGACGCTGACACTCTTCTCGGCGCGGTCCGCGCGGCAACCGCTGAGAACTTTCGCATCTACGATGTCTTTGCTCCGTATCCCATTCACGATCTCGATCACGCCATGGGAGTGCGACGCTCACGGATACCGTGGGTCACATTTGTTGTGGGATGTTGTGCTCTCGCGCTGGCGCTCACGTTCCAGTTTTACACCACCGTGCTTGATTGGCCGCTGAACGTGGGCGGCAAGCCGGACAACTCCACCCTGGCCTTCGTGCCGATCTGCTTTGAGATCACCGTGCTGCTTTCCGGATTGGCGACCGTCGCCGCGCTCTTTCTGCGCGCCCAGCTTTATCCCGGCAAAAAGGAGCTGCTTTTCGCCGAAGGCGTGACCAACGATACATTCGCGCTCGTGCTGCGCCATCGTGGAGATGGATTCGACGTCCGTCGCGCATGGCAGGTTCTGGAGGAAAGCGGCGCCGATCGCATCCGGGAAAAAGAGGTGCAATCGTGA